One window of Sulfurospirillum sp. 1612 genomic DNA carries:
- a CDS encoding GlpM family protein, which translates to MDLALKALLGAITVIIIQLFAQSKSFFIAGLAPLFPTFALIAHYIVGSQRGSADLKETILFGIFSLIPYFFYMISLYFFVDRWSLGVALIAATIVWLIAATILVLIWLK; encoded by the coding sequence ATGGATTTAGCCCTCAAAGCATTACTCGGCGCTATTACGGTCATCATTATTCAACTTTTTGCTCAAAGTAAAAGTTTTTTTATCGCTGGACTCGCACCACTCTTTCCAACCTTTGCACTCATTGCCCATTATATTGTCGGAAGCCAACGTGGTAGTGCGGATTTAAAAGAGACCATTCTCTTTGGTATTTTTTCTTTGATTCCGTACTTCTTTTATATGATTTCTTTGTATTTTTTCGTCGATAGATGGTCGCTAGGAGTGGCATTGATTGCCGCTACAATCGTTTGGTTGATTGCAGCGACAATCTTGGTTTTAATATGGCTGAAATAG
- the metK gene encoding methionine adenosyltransferase, translating into MENKMQNNNTQQYLFTSEVVSPGHPDKCADIIADSIVDRLIIEDKNSRVASEVFLAGKNIIIGGEVKTTADLDVEDYKNIVKDALIKIGYDGKSSFSRAQCLYPDDVSVQVLLNQQSLDINQGVDQEDGEIGAGDQGIMFGFASNETADFMPAAITYARMICDKVYNYALKHNHKLGVDIKTQVTVDYGTKENFENCLPQKIHTIVVSAPSVESMPIEEVRMLIKGLIDDTALPPRLYDPENTIIHINPTGRYVSHSSLHDSGLTGRKLIVDSFGGYSPIGGGAQSSKDYTKVDRSGLYAARWIAKNIVASGLAKKCSVQLSYAIGVAKPVSVSVDTFGTYNHVSDDILSQFVLDSFSLTPRWITKKFGLDAPSKETFLYADVAARGQVGQSDYPWERLDALELFEVLKEIYK; encoded by the coding sequence ATGGAAAACAAAATGCAAAACAACAATACCCAACAATATTTATTTACCAGCGAAGTTGTCAGCCCGGGACATCCGGATAAATGTGCTGATATTATCGCTGATAGTATCGTCGATCGATTGATTATCGAAGACAAAAACTCAAGAGTGGCCAGTGAAGTATTTCTAGCCGGCAAGAATATTATCATCGGGGGTGAAGTCAAAACGACAGCCGATTTAGATGTAGAAGATTATAAAAATATCGTAAAAGATGCATTGATTAAGATAGGTTATGATGGAAAATCTTCATTTAGTAGAGCACAATGTCTCTATCCTGATGATGTCTCTGTACAAGTGCTGTTAAATCAACAATCTTTAGATATTAACCAAGGCGTTGACCAAGAAGATGGTGAAATTGGCGCAGGAGACCAAGGCATCATGTTTGGTTTTGCTAGTAATGAAACGGCTGATTTCATGCCAGCAGCTATCACGTATGCTCGTATGATTTGTGATAAGGTATATAATTATGCACTCAAACACAATCACAAACTCGGAGTAGATATCAAAACGCAAGTGACTGTGGATTATGGCACCAAAGAGAATTTTGAGAATTGTCTTCCTCAGAAAATTCATACGATTGTTGTCTCTGCGCCTTCTGTTGAGAGTATGCCTATAGAAGAGGTGCGAATGCTTATCAAGGGATTGATCGATGATACGGCATTGCCTCCGCGTTTGTATGACCCTGAGAACACCATCATTCATATCAACCCAACCGGACGTTATGTTAGTCACAGTTCTCTTCATGATTCAGGCTTAACCGGACGCAAATTGATTGTGGATAGTTTTGGTGGATATTCACCTATTGGTGGGGGAGCACAATCGAGCAAAGATTATACAAAAGTGGATCGAAGTGGCTTGTATGCCGCACGTTGGATTGCCAAAAATATCGTCGCCAGTGGGTTGGCAAAGAAATGTTCCGTACAACTCTCTTATGCCATCGGAGTTGCTAAACCAGTCTCTGTGAGCGTGGATACATTTGGTACTTATAATCATGTGAGTGATGATATTCTCTCACAATTTGTTTTGGATAGTTTCAGCCTGACACCTCGCTGGATTACGAAAAAATTCGGTCTTGATGCCCCAAGTAAAGAGACGTTTTTATACGCCGATGTGGCGGCTCGTGGACAAGTGGGACAGAGTGATTATCCATGGGAGAGATTAGATGCATTGGAGCTTTTTGAAGTTCTAAAAGAGATATATAAATAA
- a CDS encoding sensor histidine kinase: MINYLSIRYKFLLMAMLGVAAIVLMSLLAQNILEDGFQKVKEVFENSKKVQKIQQDFITPLFKLREETLSLTVAPNGVYKREIERNITPLIQRLNYSFSMLDEHINTIWKNYRDLIFVVDGYKNYKRFVYISDGYLKEDYKKGALMHTKVVERKQFYILISKLEKMQETQLGKSYATFTNAKKSFAKKQIMITSGVLLVIILTLLFGYLIARNIVFSLERVQNGLKRFFNLLGRTIDKDEKIKIHLKNRDEFGAIAVVINRNVEILRDKLKKDIALIEDATSVMDDLKKGRLERRLRKSASSHELNTLKVVMNEMLDNLEDRIELEIKERTKQEQLLIQQSKLAAMGSMIGNIAHQWRQPLGEINAILLDLQVKQEYNDLDEKTFNKGIEECDIILSHMSNTISDFQNFFKPSKEKTKFNLAEACRSASYIIESSLKYNNIEFDIDIKYDLDVLGYPREFAQAVLNILSNAKDALLERKIEHPFIKLTLKKGEKYALVKIEDNAGGIHGENLERVFEPYYTTKHARQGTGIGLYMSKIIIEANMNGYISVQNQNEGATFTIKLAINT; encoded by the coding sequence ATGATTAATTACCTGAGTATTCGATATAAATTTTTGCTCATGGCAATGCTCGGAGTTGCTGCTATTGTTTTGATGTCCTTATTGGCACAAAATATCTTAGAAGATGGATTTCAAAAAGTCAAAGAAGTGTTTGAAAATTCCAAAAAAGTTCAAAAGATTCAACAAGATTTTATCACGCCACTTTTTAAACTCCGAGAAGAGACTTTGTCGCTAACCGTAGCACCTAATGGCGTTTACAAAAGAGAGATAGAGCGCAATATTACTCCTTTAATCCAACGATTAAATTACTCTTTCTCAATGCTTGATGAACATATTAATACGATTTGGAAAAATTATCGAGATTTAATTTTTGTCGTTGATGGATATAAAAATTATAAGCGCTTTGTTTATATCTCGGATGGGTATTTAAAAGAGGATTATAAAAAAGGTGCATTAATGCACACCAAGGTTGTCGAGCGAAAACAGTTTTATATCTTGATATCAAAACTTGAGAAAATGCAAGAGACACAATTAGGAAAGTCGTATGCGACGTTTACTAATGCCAAAAAAAGTTTTGCAAAAAAACAGATTATGATAACCTCAGGTGTCCTTCTCGTCATCATTTTGACACTTTTATTTGGGTATCTGATTGCTAGAAATATCGTCTTTTCTTTAGAGCGTGTACAAAATGGTCTCAAAAGATTTTTTAACCTCTTAGGACGAACTATTGACAAAGATGAAAAGATTAAAATTCATCTGAAAAATCGTGATGAATTTGGTGCTATCGCCGTGGTGATAAACCGTAATGTTGAGATATTAAGAGACAAATTAAAAAAAGATATTGCATTGATAGAAGATGCTACGAGTGTGATGGACGATTTGAAAAAAGGAAGACTAGAAAGACGATTAAGAAAAAGTGCCAGTTCTCATGAGCTCAATACTTTAAAAGTGGTGATGAATGAAATGTTGGACAATTTAGAAGATCGAATAGAGCTTGAGATTAAAGAGCGTACGAAACAAGAGCAACTGCTGATACAGCAGAGTAAACTCGCGGCGATGGGGAGTATGATTGGAAATATTGCCCACCAATGGCGACAACCCTTGGGTGAAATCAATGCCATATTGCTAGATTTACAAGTGAAACAAGAATATAATGATTTAGATGAGAAAACTTTCAATAAAGGCATTGAAGAGTGTGATATTATTTTATCACATATGTCCAATACGATTAGTGATTTTCAGAATTTTTTTAAACCGTCTAAAGAAAAAACAAAATTTAACCTAGCAGAAGCATGCCGTAGTGCTAGTTATATCATTGAATCTTCGCTGAAATATAATAATATCGAGTTTGATATCGATATCAAATATGATTTGGATGTGTTGGGCTATCCTAGAGAATTTGCACAGGCGGTTTTAAATATTTTGTCCAATGCTAAAGATGCTCTTTTAGAGAGAAAAATAGAACACCCCTTTATAAAACTCACGCTAAAAAAAGGTGAAAAATATGCTCTTGTGAAGATAGAAGACAATGCCGGCGGCATTCATGGGGAGAATTTGGAGCGGGTATTTGAGCCTTATTATACTACCAAACACGCCAGGCAAGGGACCGGTATCGGTCTGTATATGAGTAAAATCATCATTGAAGCAAATATGAATGGCTACATCAGCGTACAAAACCAAAATGAAGGGGCAACCTTTACGATAAAATTAGCGATTAATACTTAA
- a CDS encoding response regulator transcription factor has translation MNNLFLNKLKTLRILYVEDEEGIRKKISDALRYYSKEVFEATDGESGLKLYKEKNPDIIFTDILMPKMNGIEFIKQVRQSDDQIPIVITTAHTDMHYLLSAIELHLEQYIIKPINLKDLKKSLQKCIETILKVRSVTEILPCGFCYDFDNKILTREGEEIKLNKKEILFFELLIQNKHRVVSYQEIQDYVWQDDIMSDDALKSLVRNIRQKFPKGCIKNLSGVGYRILND, from the coding sequence TTGAATAATCTTTTTTTAAATAAGCTCAAAACGTTGCGGATTCTTTATGTTGAAGATGAAGAGGGTATTCGGAAAAAGATTTCCGATGCCCTTAGATATTATAGTAAAGAAGTGTTTGAGGCCACCGATGGTGAGAGTGGTTTGAAACTCTATAAAGAAAAAAATCCCGATATTATTTTCACAGATATTTTAATGCCAAAGATGAATGGGATTGAGTTTATCAAACAAGTGCGCCAAAGCGACGATCAGATTCCGATTGTCATCACCACCGCACATACCGATATGCACTATCTTTTGAGTGCTATTGAGTTGCATTTAGAACAATATATTATTAAGCCGATTAATTTAAAAGATTTAAAAAAATCCTTGCAAAAATGCATTGAGACCATATTAAAAGTCAGATCTGTAACAGAGATATTACCCTGTGGTTTTTGCTATGATTTTGATAATAAAATTCTGACACGCGAGGGTGAAGAAATCAAGCTCAATAAAAAAGAAATTTTATTTTTTGAACTTTTGATTCAAAACAAACATCGGGTCGTGAGTTATCAAGAGATCCAAGATTATGTGTGGCAAGATGATATCATGAGTGATGATGCACTCAAATCATTGGTGCGAAATATCAGACAAAAATTTCCAAAAGGATGTATCAAAAATCTCTCAGGAGTCGGATACAGAATTCTCAATGATTAA
- a CDS encoding molybdopterin-dependent oxidoreductase produces MKISRRGFLKGSAAATAVLGSTTMSATELFSPVKKIPSASHFGAFYAYVQDGKIVDVEPQESDDRPGMMKALVDRNYSNSRVKYPYVRKTYLEGKADNKALRGNDEFVRVSWEKALDLVAGALKKTPRDQIYNGTTDGWAHPGLVNYCPTLAGRFFNIVKGGSVNSDGDYSVGAALRTNPTIVGDIEVYSLQTTHEQILANTQVYVMWGADLFKTNKIDFAVANRKNDAYYLKYKKSNIKFISIDPIKTQTAKMFDAECVHIRPNTDVALMLGMMHYLYVTKKYDQKFIEKYTDGFEQFVPYLLGKTDGIAKTPQWAEKITEVPVSKIKELADLFVSKRTFIAGNWALQRAHHGEQAQWGIITLASMIGQVGIPGGGFGFSMHYGGGGQAAAGKAGPGGFSQGRNRVEAIIPASRINEALLHPGKEINFTGEKIKLPKISLMYVAGANNVGHQQDMNELIEGIKRLDTLIVQDPWWTPTAKMADIVLPSTTTLERDDISLLSGSYSGDKIYAMRKVVDTPYEAKDDYEIYALLAKKFSEKHYKKFTEGKSVMEHIKSFYAQSDAAKTIPFEEFWEKGFIQYQIPKEAYKYVRHSSFREDPIKNPLKTESGKIQIFSKKFADYGYDDFKGHVTWFEPAEWLGSKEVDQYPLHLLSPHATYRKHSQLDNVWIAELYKIKGREPVRINPKDAKKYGISDGDLVEVYNARGTLLAGAVVTEDVREGVVAIEEGAWYSPENAAIKGSRGNSGNVNVLTSSRPTSEMSQSCSANTALVAIRKAKGEIVPNQAHLMPKVSNI; encoded by the coding sequence ATGAAAATATCAAGAAGAGGCTTTCTTAAAGGAAGTGCTGCTGCGACCGCAGTACTTGGTAGCACCACCATGAGTGCAACCGAATTGTTTTCTCCTGTCAAAAAGATTCCAAGTGCCAGTCATTTTGGGGCATTTTATGCCTATGTTCAAGATGGCAAGATTGTGGATGTTGAGCCACAAGAATCTGATGATAGACCGGGAATGATGAAAGCTTTGGTAGATCGAAATTATTCGAATTCCAGAGTCAAATATCCTTATGTTAGAAAAACCTATCTAGAAGGAAAAGCTGACAATAAAGCGCTTCGTGGCAATGATGAATTTGTACGCGTTAGTTGGGAAAAAGCGCTCGATCTTGTAGCAGGAGCACTCAAAAAAACACCTCGCGATCAAATCTACAATGGTACAACAGATGGTTGGGCTCATCCAGGATTGGTCAATTATTGTCCGACTCTTGCGGGAAGATTTTTTAATATTGTAAAAGGAGGATCAGTTAATTCTGATGGTGATTACAGTGTCGGAGCAGCGCTTCGTACCAATCCAACAATCGTGGGTGATATTGAAGTATATTCCTTGCAAACAACCCATGAGCAAATCTTGGCCAATACTCAAGTTTATGTCATGTGGGGTGCTGATTTATTCAAAACCAATAAAATCGATTTTGCCGTGGCAAATCGTAAGAATGATGCGTATTATCTAAAGTATAAAAAATCTAATATCAAATTTATCTCAATTGATCCTATCAAAACCCAAACAGCTAAAATGTTTGATGCCGAGTGTGTTCATATTCGTCCTAACACTGATGTTGCTCTGATGTTAGGGATGATGCATTACCTCTATGTTACGAAAAAATATGATCAAAAATTTATTGAAAAATATACCGATGGTTTTGAACAGTTTGTGCCTTATTTGTTAGGAAAAACTGATGGTATTGCTAAAACACCGCAATGGGCAGAGAAAATCACAGAAGTTCCCGTTAGTAAAATCAAAGAATTAGCAGATTTATTTGTCTCAAAGAGAACCTTTATCGCAGGAAACTGGGCATTGCAACGTGCCCATCATGGAGAACAAGCCCAATGGGGGATTATCACACTCGCTTCCATGATTGGACAAGTCGGAATTCCTGGTGGTGGATTTGGTTTTTCAATGCATTACGGTGGAGGCGGACAAGCCGCTGCTGGCAAAGCCGGTCCAGGAGGATTTTCTCAAGGCCGAAACAGAGTCGAAGCGATTATCCCCGCGTCGAGGATCAACGAAGCATTGTTACATCCGGGCAAAGAGATTAATTTTACCGGAGAAAAAATAAAATTACCAAAGATTTCATTGATGTATGTAGCGGGAGCTAACAATGTCGGTCATCAACAAGATATGAATGAACTCATCGAAGGGATTAAGCGACTCGATACACTTATCGTACAAGATCCATGGTGGACACCAACAGCAAAAATGGCCGATATTGTCTTGCCTTCGACCACAACATTGGAGCGTGATGATATTAGTTTGCTCAGCGGCAGTTATTCAGGTGATAAAATCTATGCGATGCGTAAAGTAGTCGATACCCCATACGAGGCCAAAGATGATTATGAAATCTATGCGCTTTTAGCCAAAAAATTCAGTGAAAAACACTATAAAAAATTTACAGAAGGTAAAAGCGTGATGGAGCATATTAAATCATTTTATGCACAATCTGATGCGGCTAAAACGATTCCTTTTGAAGAGTTCTGGGAGAAAGGCTTTATTCAATATCAAATTCCAAAAGAGGCATATAAATACGTTCGACATAGCTCTTTTAGAGAAGACCCTATTAAAAATCCTTTGAAAACAGAAAGTGGAAAAATTCAAATTTTTTCTAAAAAGTTTGCTGATTATGGATATGACGATTTCAAAGGGCATGTGACATGGTTTGAACCGGCTGAATGGCTGGGAAGCAAAGAAGTAGACCAATATCCATTGCATCTACTCTCTCCTCATGCCACTTATCGAAAACATTCCCAATTGGATAATGTCTGGATTGCAGAACTTTATAAAATCAAAGGGAGAGAACCGGTCAGAATCAATCCAAAAGATGCCAAAAAATATGGCATCAGCGATGGTGATTTGGTAGAAGTATACAATGCTCGTGGAACATTGTTGGCAGGAGCTGTCGTGACAGAAGATGTCCGCGAAGGTGTCGTAGCTATTGAAGAAGGTGCTTGGTATAGTCCTGAAAATGCTGCCATAAAAGGCAGTCGTGGCAATAGTGGGAATGTCAATGTTTTGACCTCTTCACGCCCAACTTCTGAAATGTCGCAATCTTGTTCTGCTAATACGGCATTGGTGGCGATTAGAAAAGCAAAAGGTGAGATTGTGCCCAATCAAGCACATTTGATGCCAAAAGTATCTAATATTTAA
- a CDS encoding DsrE family protein yields the protein MSNMIRSVLVLLMLSITSIYASSDAIKKVVIQVDSSNLKTQNLALNNAVNLQKFYGMDNVKVEIVAYGPGLSILTRKSKFSKRVSSLAMSDVKFSACHNTMQKIKNKTGKFPALSDGVEVVPAGVVRIVQLEDQGYRYIRP from the coding sequence ATGAGTAACATGATTCGGAGCGTCTTAGTGCTTTTAATGCTCAGTATCACGAGTATATATGCTAGTAGTGATGCGATCAAAAAAGTGGTGATTCAGGTGGATAGTAGTAATCTAAAAACACAAAATTTAGCATTAAATAATGCCGTTAATCTTCAAAAATTTTATGGTATGGATAATGTTAAGGTAGAAATAGTCGCCTATGGTCCAGGATTGAGTATCCTCACGCGCAAGAGTAAGTTTTCAAAACGCGTATCGAGTTTGGCGATGAGTGATGTGAAGTTTTCAGCATGCCATAACACGATGCAAAAAATTAAAAATAAAACAGGCAAATTCCCCGCTTTGAGTGACGGTGTTGAAGTGGTTCCTGCTGGCGTTGTGCGTATTGTACAACTTGAAGACCAAGGCTATCGATACATTAGACCCTAA
- the amrS gene encoding AmmeMemoRadiSam system radical SAM enzyme: MTYYKTIENSDRIICLLCQHYCKIPLGGLGVCGVNKNENGVLKTLVYGHPSALNIDPIEKKPLFHMLPSTQALSLGTVGCNFKCPFCQNWEISQEHTIDERIMIEPQQIVELAIKKGAKSIAYTYNEPTIFYPFAKDIGVLAKEHGLKNIFVTNGFESPEVLNDMQQWCDGANVDLKSWNEDYYKKTLKGGLDAVKNTLKTMVSLGIWVEITTLLIEGENDSNADLKAMASFIADDLGAHIPWHLSAFHPDYKMQNHHATTLKTLKRAQKIATDAGLYYVYMGNLRTQENTYCPKCGTLLIAREGFRILQNHLTHNQCPTCQRVIEGIWE; the protein is encoded by the coding sequence ATGACCTATTATAAAACGATTGAGAACAGTGATCGTATTATCTGTCTTTTATGCCAGCATTATTGCAAAATTCCCCTCGGTGGTTTGGGTGTTTGTGGTGTCAATAAAAATGAAAATGGTGTGCTCAAAACACTGGTATATGGACATCCTAGTGCACTAAATATCGATCCGATTGAGAAAAAACCTCTCTTTCATATGCTCCCATCCACTCAAGCCCTCTCATTGGGCACAGTAGGGTGTAATTTCAAATGTCCCTTTTGTCAAAATTGGGAAATCTCTCAAGAACATACAATCGATGAACGTATCATGATAGAACCTCAACAAATTGTCGAGCTTGCCATCAAAAAGGGAGCGAAATCAATCGCTTATACGTACAATGAGCCGACGATTTTTTATCCTTTTGCCAAAGATATTGGAGTGTTGGCCAAAGAGCATGGACTGAAAAACATCTTTGTCACCAATGGCTTTGAATCACCCGAAGTACTCAATGATATGCAACAGTGGTGTGATGGCGCGAATGTCGATCTTAAAAGTTGGAATGAAGATTATTATAAAAAAACGTTAAAAGGCGGTTTGGATGCTGTCAAAAATACCCTAAAAACGATGGTATCCCTCGGTATTTGGGTTGAGATTACCACTCTTTTGATAGAAGGAGAAAATGACTCTAATGCGGATTTAAAAGCGATGGCCTCTTTTATTGCCGATGACTTAGGGGCCCATATTCCTTGGCATTTGAGTGCATTTCACCCTGATTACAAGATGCAAAATCATCACGCCACCACACTCAAAACACTCAAACGGGCACAAAAAATCGCAACAGATGCGGGGCTTTATTATGTTTACATGGGCAATCTTCGCACACAAGAAAACACCTACTGCCCGAAGTGTGGCACCTTGTTGATAGCGCGTGAGGGCTTTCGTATCCTTCAAAATCATCTCACTCATAACCAATGTCCCACATGCCAGCGTGTTATCGAAGGAATTTGGGAGTAG